TCTTTGAGAATCAGCCACACCTCAGATCCTCGGTTTACAATAATGCCCTAACAACGGATGCCCTAACAACAATGGAGCTGAACGATTGACGGCCTCCTTTTGGCGAACCCCACTACGACTGCTGAAGTGCCGACTGCGTCAATCCCTCAAAGAGATGCGGCGGGGCTATGGCCAGCCGTATGCGCAGCAGCAAACGCCGATAAACTCCTCCAGATTTAACCATCTCTGGAGCCAATGTCAAACCCCCATCAAGCAACGGTCTACCGCTAATAACCTCCACCAGAATCGGCTGATCAATATGAGCTTAGCCGCTCAATTCGTAGATGGCCTGATTCTTCAACCCCAGCAAATCTTCGGCTTTTGGCGATGCATCCCTCAACCGACCATTCAAAATGGCTTTCAAGCTGGCCCCATGCTGATCCGAGGACAACTAACAACGGATGCTGGCGGGGGGCTGTGCCAAATTTCTACCACCTTGTTTGGCGCTTTTCTGGCGGGCAATTTGGAGATTTTAGAACGGTCCAATCACAGTGTTGATACCTATGGCGACGATCGCTTTTTTACCCTGGGCCAAGATGCAGCCGTTGTGTATGGCTATAAGGATCTGGTCGTTCGCAATCTCCATCCCGTTCCCCTCCAGCTGCGCCTGCAAGTGGATCAAGCTCAATTGACCGCCACTGCCAGTCTTTGGGGACCAACCCCCATTTCTGACGCTATCTCGCTAAACTCTGAGGTGATCCAATCTTTACCGGCTCCCCCAGATGGCATTCCAGGCTGGCGGGTGCGCACCCAACGATGGGTCCAACCTCCTGAATCACCCAAAATCCTCACCTACCAAACCGAAGATACCTACCAGCCCTCCCCCCTATGAACCCACCGATTCAGGTTTCTGCCGCTCAGCTTCGCGCCTTTCTTACCGCTGTTTTAGCAAACTATCCCCTGCAGCCTGACGCTGCCACTGCCATCACCGATCATTTAGTCCAAGCCAATTTATGGGGCATGGATTCCCACGGGTTGCAGCAAATTATGGGGTATGACAAAAGTCTGCGGAGCGGTCGGATTAATCCTCAGCCCAAGTTACACATCCAAACAGATCGCCCCACCATGAGCCGGATTGAAGCCGATCGTGCGCCTGGACAGTATGCCGGTCAGATCGCCATGCAACAGGCGATTACAAAGGCTCAGGAGATGGGCATGGCCGTGGTGGGCGTCACTAACAGTAATCACTTTGGCATGGCGGGCTACTATACGCGGATGGCCGCTGCTGCCGGGATGATCGGTTTCGCTACCAGCGACACCAATGTCGTAGACTTAGCTCCCTATGGCGGCAAAGAAGCCCGACTCGGCAATGATCCTTTTTCCTGGGGCATCCCTAACGGGGACATGCCCATCGTCTTGGATATGGCGGCAGGAACCGTGAGTGGCGGCAAAATTAAACATTTCGGTTATCAAGGACGGCCCATTCCACCCGAGTGGGGCTTAACGGCGGCAGGAGACACCACCTCTGAAGCGCAAGCAGTGGCGGTCAATCAAGCCGCTTCGCCCAAAGGAGCGGGGATGGCCCTAGTTGCGGATCTGCTCTGTGGTCCGCTTTTGGGAACGGCGGCAGCTCTATTTAAAACCAAATCCAGGCACGATCACATGAACGGTACGGGGCATTTTTTCTGGGTGATGGATCTGGCGGTCTGGTCTGATCCAGAG
The genomic region above belongs to Acaryochloris sp. CCMEE 5410 and contains:
- a CDS encoding VanW family protein, which produces MTASFWRTPLRLLKCRLRQSLKEMRRGYGQPYAQQQTPINSSRFNHLWSQCQTPIKQRSTANNLHQNRLINMSLAAQFVDGLILQPQQIFGFWRCIPQPTIQNGFQAGPMLIRGQLTTDAGGGLCQISTTLFGAFLAGNLEILERSNHSVDTYGDDRFFTLGQDAAVVYGYKDLVVRNLHPVPLQLRLQVDQAQLTATASLWGPTPISDAISLNSEVIQSLPAPPDGIPGWRVRTQRWVQPPESPKILTYQTEDTYQPSPL
- a CDS encoding Ldh family oxidoreductase, encoding MNPPIQVSAAQLRAFLTAVLANYPLQPDAATAITDHLVQANLWGMDSHGLQQIMGYDKSLRSGRINPQPKLHIQTDRPTMSRIEADRAPGQYAGQIAMQQAITKAQEMGMAVVGVTNSNHFGMAGYYTRMAAAAGMIGFATSDTNVVDLAPYGGKEARLGNDPFSWGIPNGDMPIVLDMAAGTVSGGKIKHFGYQGRPIPPEWGLTAAGDTTSEAQAVAVNQAASPKGAGMALVADLLCGPLLGTAAALFKTKSRHDHMNGTGHFFWVMDLAVWSDPEEFAERVGDAIATLKQTPRLDPQQPIYFPGELEVLTEQTRTQQGIPVPYALIQDLARHFGPDLVTQHLTPDLSLSLNA